Proteins encoded together in one Fibrobacter sp. UWP2 window:
- a CDS encoding fibrobacter succinogenes major paralogous domain-containing protein has translation MKKWVVLLVMAFFVLAACDNESSPVSSRDNEKPVDESSSSAEDSTVRENLSSAADTSIESSSATSSSSLAEAIPPCNVDGKDSCEYGTLTDSRDGQTYKTVKIGDLVWMAQNLNYAYLKAAEGQDSSSWVYRDTTDDWCEKGGAGTCDKYGRLYLWSAAMDSVCPKGWHLPSNEEWSAMFMGVAGSGVEKYVDFEWIEAGTALRTTGGWKTTVDDGLDSYGFSVLPAGFRNDDGLFTYAGESAIFWSSTEKSSKDSFIWVFYRDYTYVYQDEKPKNYAYSVRCVKD, from the coding sequence ATGAAAAAATGGGTTGTTTTGCTTGTGATGGCGTTTTTTGTTTTGGCGGCGTGTGACAACGAAAGCTCGCCAGTATCGAGCCGCGACAACGAGAAGCCCGTTGATGAGTCTTCTTCTAGCGCTGAGGATTCTACGGTCAGGGAGAACTTGTCCAGTGCCGCGGACACTTCCATTGAAAGTTCTTCGGCAACAAGCAGTAGCTCTTTGGCAGAGGCCATCCCGCCGTGCAATGTGGACGGCAAGGATTCTTGCGAATACGGCACGCTGACCGATTCCCGCGACGGACAGACTTACAAGACGGTGAAGATTGGGGATCTCGTTTGGATGGCGCAAAATTTGAACTACGCCTACTTAAAAGCGGCTGAGGGGCAGGATTCTTCAAGCTGGGTTTACCGTGATACGACAGACGACTGGTGTGAAAAAGGCGGTGCGGGCACATGCGACAAGTACGGACGCCTGTACCTGTGGAGTGCCGCCATGGATAGCGTGTGTCCCAAGGGTTGGCATTTGCCCTCCAACGAGGAGTGGTCGGCCATGTTTATGGGAGTGGCTGGAAGTGGCGTGGAGAAATATGTGGATTTCGAGTGGATCGAGGCTGGGACTGCCCTTAGAACCACGGGTGGATGGAAAACCACCGTTGATGATGGTTTGGATTCCTACGGATTTTCGGTCCTCCCGGCAGGTTTCCGCAATGATGACGGCTTGTTTACCTATGCAGGCGAATCGGCGATTTTTTGGAGTTCCACCGAGAAGTCGTCCAAGGATAGCTTTATTTGGGTGTTCTACCGCGACTATACTTACGTTTACCAGGACGAAAAACCGAAGAACTACGCTTATTCCGTCCGTTGCGTCAAGGACTAG
- a CDS encoding TIGR02147 family protein codes for MKPIIEYKSYRKYMQDFYEDRKHHSAFSWREFSRLAGFSSPNYMKVVCEGKSRLSKGGAKSSATAMGLEGYEATYFAHLVDFEDAKTETVRKEAYDAMLTLARENKVRIVEADAYQYFNSWVNPVIRELAPLMPGAKPLELARRCYPVVSAADVRYALDFLTTKGFLKKEGDSYTQTQKSITGDAEVMPMALRTMHRQMSRLATSAIDNCPVEERHITGITLGISPRNFERITKELDAFRQRLVAIAAEDNDYTQVYRLNMQLFPLTKKEDEV; via the coding sequence ATGAAACCGATAATTGAATACAAAAGCTACCGCAAGTACATGCAGGACTTTTACGAGGATCGCAAGCACCATTCCGCGTTTTCGTGGCGTGAATTCTCGAGGCTCGCAGGATTCTCCTCGCCCAACTACATGAAGGTCGTATGCGAGGGCAAGAGTCGCCTGAGCAAGGGCGGCGCCAAGAGCTCCGCAACCGCCATGGGGCTCGAGGGCTACGAGGCCACCTATTTTGCACACCTCGTCGACTTCGAGGACGCAAAGACCGAGACGGTCCGCAAAGAAGCCTACGACGCCATGCTGACCCTCGCCCGCGAGAACAAGGTCCGCATTGTGGAAGCCGATGCCTACCAATACTTCAATTCGTGGGTGAACCCCGTGATACGTGAACTCGCCCCGCTCATGCCCGGAGCAAAACCGCTTGAGCTCGCACGCCGCTGCTACCCCGTGGTGAGCGCCGCCGACGTGCGTTACGCCCTCGACTTCCTCACGACAAAAGGTTTTTTGAAAAAAGAGGGCGACTCCTATACCCAGACCCAAAAATCCATCACGGGCGATGCCGAGGTGATGCCCATGGCTTTGCGCACCATGCACCGCCAAATGTCACGGCTCGCGACATCCGCCATCGACAACTGCCCTGTGGAAGAACGGCACATCACCGGGATTACTCTCGGGATTTCGCCCAGGAATTTTGAACGCATCACCAAGGAACTCGACGCATTCAGGCAAAGGCTGGTGGCCATCGCCGCCGAAGACAACGATTACACACAAGTTTACAGACTGAACATGCAGCTGTTCCCGCTCACCAAAAAGGAGGACGAGGTATGA